The Cucumis melo cultivar AY chromosome 6, USDA_Cmelo_AY_1.0, whole genome shotgun sequence genome includes a region encoding these proteins:
- the LOC103483382 gene encoding AUGMIN subunit 7 isoform X1 has product MAARQMEEIQRKLSLLNYPRANAPAQSLLFAGMERYALLEWLFFRLLGDKSPFSQQNIQGDAIDRDEETGRIQYLAEIAKFLGITTTIDTEVIQGRGSYEERTEMIRLIVDLVEASIYADNPDWSVDEQVAKDIQLIDSIAEKQAQIFSEECKLFPADVQIQSIYPLPDVSELETKLAEQSKILLNLQQKVDDLASKHAYNPDEEYTEVESQLRAHLESFLETARSFNIIYTKEIRPWTHMMEVPQLHGFGPAANRLLEAYNKLLKFLGNLRNLRDSHAALAIGSSETIAGEPSSVTRIISECESALTFLNRDLGILSASIARERGQQGEEFTL; this is encoded by the exons atggcAGCCAGGCAAATGGAAGAGATTCAAAGGAAGCTATCATTGCTCAATTACCCCAGAGCCAATGCTCCTGCTCAGTCCCTCCTCTTTGCCGGCATGGAACGCTATGCCCTTCTTGAGTGGCTCTTCTTCCG TTTGTTGGGTGATAAGTCGCCGTTCTCCCAACAAAATATCCAAGGAGATGCTATTGATCGCGATGAAGAAACTGGTCGCATTCAGT ATCTGGCAGAAATTGCAAAGTTTCTGGGTATTACAACCACTATTGATACTGAAGTTATCCAA GGACGAGGAAGCTACGAGGAGCGAACTGAAATGATTCGTCTTATTGTCGATCTTGTTGAGGCAAGCATCTATGCAGATAATCCAGATTGGAG TGTTGATGAGCAGGTAGCCAAAGACATACAACTCATCGACTCTATTGCAGAGAAACAGGCTCAAATATTCTCAGAAGAATGCAAATTGTTTCCTGCCGATGTTCAAATTCAGTCTATATATCCATT GCCAGATGTTTCTGAGCTGGAAACTAAGCTCGCAGAACAATCCAAGATACTTTTGAATCTTCAACAGAAAGTTGATGATTTAGCATCAAAG CATGCTTACAACCCAGATGAAGAGTATACGGAGGTAGAATCTCAACTGCGGGCACACttggaatcttttcttgaaACAGCAAGATCTTTTAACATTATTTACACCAAG GAAATCCGTCCTTGGACACACATGATGGAAGTTCCACAGCTTCATGGCTTTGGTCCAGCTGCCAACCGATTGTTGGAAGCATACAATAAGTTATTGAAG TTCTTGGGCAACTTGAGGAATCTTAGAGATTCTCATGCAGCTTTGGCTATTGGATCTTCCGAAACGATTGCTGGAGAGCCATCTTCTGTTACAAGAATTATATCAGAATGTGAGTCGGCATTGACATTCCTAAATCGTGATCTTGGTATTCTCTCGGCTTCCATTGCCCGTGAACGTGGCCAGCAGGGTGAAGAGTTTACTTTATGA
- the LOC103483382 gene encoding AUGMIN subunit 7 isoform X2, with protein MPFLSGSSSVCWVISRRSPNKISKEMLLIAMKKLVAFSIWQKLQSFWGRGSYEERTEMIRLIVDLVEASIYADNPDWSVDEQVAKDIQLIDSIAEKQAQIFSEECKLFPADVQIQSIYPLPDVSELETKLAEQSKILLNLQQKVDDLASKHAYNPDEEYTEVESQLRAHLESFLETARSFNIIYTKEIRPWTHMMEVPQLHGFGPAANRLLEAYNKLLKFLGNLRNLRDSHAALAIGSSETIAGEPSSVTRIISECESALTFLNRDLGILSASIARERGQQGEEFTL; from the exons ATGCCCTTCTTGAGTGGCTCTTCTTCCG TTTGTTGGGTGATAAGTCGCCGTTCTCCCAACAAAATATCCAAGGAGATGCTATTGATCGCGATGAAGAAACTGGTCGCATTCAGT ATCTGGCAGAAATTGCAAAGTTTCTGG GGACGAGGAAGCTACGAGGAGCGAACTGAAATGATTCGTCTTATTGTCGATCTTGTTGAGGCAAGCATCTATGCAGATAATCCAGATTGGAG TGTTGATGAGCAGGTAGCCAAAGACATACAACTCATCGACTCTATTGCAGAGAAACAGGCTCAAATATTCTCAGAAGAATGCAAATTGTTTCCTGCCGATGTTCAAATTCAGTCTATATATCCATT GCCAGATGTTTCTGAGCTGGAAACTAAGCTCGCAGAACAATCCAAGATACTTTTGAATCTTCAACAGAAAGTTGATGATTTAGCATCAAAG CATGCTTACAACCCAGATGAAGAGTATACGGAGGTAGAATCTCAACTGCGGGCACACttggaatcttttcttgaaACAGCAAGATCTTTTAACATTATTTACACCAAG GAAATCCGTCCTTGGACACACATGATGGAAGTTCCACAGCTTCATGGCTTTGGTCCAGCTGCCAACCGATTGTTGGAAGCATACAATAAGTTATTGAAG TTCTTGGGCAACTTGAGGAATCTTAGAGATTCTCATGCAGCTTTGGCTATTGGATCTTCCGAAACGATTGCTGGAGAGCCATCTTCTGTTACAAGAATTATATCAGAATGTGAGTCGGCATTGACATTCCTAAATCGTGATCTTGGTATTCTCTCGGCTTCCATTGCCCGTGAACGTGGCCAGCAGGGTGAAGAGTTTACTTTATGA